A genomic stretch from Desulfurococcaceae archaeon MEX13E-LK6-19 includes:
- a CDS encoding YkgJ family cysteine cluster protein — MPKYIIPIGPKNDAMYNYTVLYHMALLKKHYIGTYYIPSQNIYAPVFKLDSRDNYPRKYFIEIDENIIEDSYKMICLQCGECCRVYSGAFMFSIEAMGLDEIIEKLPYRYYRLLDGINVKIYSLDVGRHGRCVFFDEEKKLCKIHMMKPVICMITFCGLVALRGNTIYYKYGIDKGKPVFKPWRHSIDLLKDMVKQEAKRMRRLFGYEWRKHCGMH, encoded by the coding sequence TTGCCCAAATACATTATTCCCATAGGCCCTAAAAACGATGCTATGTACAACTATACTGTACTCTACCATATGGCTTTATTGAAGAAACACTATATCGGCACGTACTACATTCCTTCACAAAACATATACGCTCCAGTCTTTAAGCTGGATAGTAGAGATAATTATCCCAGGAAATACTTTATTGAAATCGATGAGAACATTATTGAAGATTCATATAAGATGATTTGTCTACAATGTGGTGAGTGTTGCCGTGTTTATTCCGGGGCTTTCATGTTCTCAATAGAAGCTATGGGGCTTGACGAGATTATAGAGAAACTACCATATAGATACTATAGGCTCCTAGATGGCATCAACGTAAAAATATATAGTCTTGACGTAGGCAGACATGGTAGATGCGTATTTTTTGATGAAGAAAAGAAATTGTGTAAAATACATATGATGAAACCAGTAATATGCATGATTACTTTTTGCGGCTTAGTTGCACTACGTGGTAATACCATATATTATAAGTACGGTATTGATAAAGGCAAGCCTGTTTTTAAGCCATGGAGACATAGTATAGACCTGCTTAAAGATATGGTTAAACAGGAAGCCAAGCGTATGAGGAGACTATTCGGGTATGAATGGAGAAAACATTGTGGAATGCATTAA
- a CDS encoding xanthine dehydrogenase family protein, producing MSIEDPFDLINKWLSAREYIVVGKNIVRSDSIDKALGRARFVEDYFEHGRMLFVKQVLSTEPHALIEDIDYSRALEVPGVERVITYRDIPGENQVGYALPDQPLLAEKKVRYHGETIALVAGWDIDHVLQAAEEVKVKYKPLPALLDPLDAMERNDVLVHDEFGSNIAFRTKVRRGDVEKGFSEADVVVENEYRTHHQEHAYLETEAALAIPEDGGVTVIGCPQYPHLAQQIIARVLGLPASKIRVITPYIGGAFGGKDDEGPLVSAKAALVAYVTGKPAFLMYTREESIRIHPKREATIIKYKSGASRDGKLTAIKVTIIHDTGAYANRGPFILWRATVHASGPYYVPNAWVDGYCVYTNKVPQGSFRGFGNPSVQFAAESQMDELARKLGMDPVEFRLKNLLRPGMETITSQKLDHAVGVADMVDKLAKTINWWRLRKEVEEWNKRSKRFKRGVGIGVAWHGISTSRGVPDWSNAYIKIDKDGSVTVYTGIVEIGQGSPSSSHRQIVAEVLGVPLELVRIIHGTSDAPDTGATHASRGTSIGAIGVLVAAAKLRERLNKLAADLLNAPPDKIVMREGRIYAKGREEKTITWRELVKQAYARGIDLSATGYFFLPKGRFDNERGQGYAYPAYSFVAVVVEVEVDTHTGRTRVLKAWPGLAAGKIINPVQVEGQIEGAITQGIGYVLMEELRFGNKGEIINTDLTDYVIPTAMDAPLEVEKPVYVEDLFKYGPFGAKGVGEMAFIPLPAAIANAVSHALNTRVKELPLTPEKLLKLIKETER from the coding sequence ATGTCTATAGAAGATCCATTTGATCTAATTAATAAGTGGCTTTCGGCCAGAGAATACATTGTTGTTGGAAAGAATATTGTGCGTAGCGACTCTATAGATAAGGCGTTAGGCCGTGCTAGATTTGTTGAAGACTACTTTGAGCATGGGCGTATGCTTTTTGTTAAACAAGTCCTTAGCACGGAACCTCACGCGTTAATCGAGGATATTGATTACTCTAGAGCACTAGAAGTTCCTGGAGTTGAGAGAGTTATTACTTACCGTGATATCCCGGGCGAGAACCAGGTAGGTTACGCGTTACCTGATCAGCCTCTTCTAGCCGAGAAGAAGGTGAGATATCATGGAGAAACAATTGCTCTTGTAGCTGGCTGGGATATAGATCATGTTCTTCAAGCCGCGGAGGAAGTTAAGGTAAAGTACAAGCCTCTGCCAGCATTACTGGATCCTCTTGATGCGATGGAGAGAAATGATGTTCTTGTACATGACGAGTTTGGCTCGAATATAGCGTTTAGAACCAAGGTTAGGCGTGGAGATGTAGAGAAGGGATTTAGTGAAGCTGATGTTGTTGTCGAAAACGAGTATAGGACACATCACCAAGAGCACGCGTACCTCGAGACAGAAGCTGCTCTCGCAATACCGGAAGATGGCGGGGTAACAGTTATTGGTTGTCCACAATACCCCCACTTGGCTCAACAGATTATTGCACGTGTACTAGGTTTACCTGCATCCAAAATAAGAGTCATCACACCATACATAGGTGGTGCTTTCGGCGGTAAAGACGATGAAGGGCCGCTGGTATCAGCTAAAGCAGCACTAGTAGCCTATGTCACTGGTAAACCAGCTTTCCTCATGTACACTAGAGAAGAATCCATACGTATTCACCCGAAGAGAGAAGCAACTATTATAAAGTATAAATCAGGGGCATCAAGAGACGGGAAATTAACAGCAATAAAGGTAACTATTATCCATGATACAGGTGCATACGCCAATAGGGGACCATTCATACTGTGGAGAGCAACAGTACATGCATCAGGACCATATTATGTACCTAATGCCTGGGTTGACGGTTATTGTGTCTACACGAATAAAGTACCCCAAGGGTCTTTCCGTGGATTCGGTAATCCCTCAGTACAGTTTGCAGCAGAGTCCCAGATGGATGAGCTAGCCCGTAAACTTGGTATGGATCCTGTTGAGTTTAGGCTCAAGAACCTGCTTCGCCCTGGAATGGAGACTATTACCAGCCAGAAACTGGATCATGCTGTTGGAGTCGCCGATATGGTTGACAAGCTCGCCAAGACGATTAATTGGTGGAGGCTAAGGAAAGAAGTGGAGGAATGGAATAAGCGTAGTAAGCGGTTTAAACGTGGTGTGGGAATAGGGGTTGCATGGCATGGTATTAGTACTAGTCGTGGAGTACCTGATTGGAGTAATGCTTACATAAAAATAGACAAGGATGGCTCAGTGACAGTATACACTGGTATCGTAGAAATAGGACAGGGGTCGCCGTCGAGCAGCCATAGGCAAATTGTTGCAGAAGTTCTTGGCGTACCACTAGAACTCGTAAGGATCATACATGGGACAAGTGATGCACCGGACACAGGGGCTACACATGCATCAAGAGGGACTAGTATTGGTGCTATAGGCGTACTTGTTGCAGCTGCTAAACTACGTGAGCGGCTCAACAAGTTGGCAGCCGATCTCTTGAACGCTCCTCCTGATAAGATCGTTATGAGAGAAGGTAGAATCTATGCCAAAGGTAGAGAAGAAAAAACGATTACATGGAGGGAACTAGTTAAGCAAGCATATGCTAGAGGAATAGATCTCTCGGCTACAGGATACTTCTTCCTACCCAAAGGCAGATTTGACAACGAACGTGGACAAGGCTATGCTTATCCAGCCTACAGCTTCGTAGCGGTTGTCGTGGAGGTTGAAGTCGATACACATACTGGTAGAACAAGAGTGTTAAAGGCATGGCCAGGGCTTGCTGCAGGCAAGATAATCAACCCGGTACAAGTCGAGGGACAAATCGAGGGAGCGATCACACAGGGCATAGGCTACGTTCTTATGGAAGAACTCCGTTTCGGCAACAAGGGAGAGATCATTAATACCGATCTAACAGACTACGTGATACCTACAGCAATGGACGCACCGCTAGAAGTCGAGAAACCCGTTTACGTTGAGGACTTGTTCAAATACGGGCCATTTGGAGCTAAAGGTGTTGGCGAAATGGCTTTCATACCATTACCTGCAGCTATCGCCAATGCTGTATCACATGCTCTCAACACAAGAGTTAAGGAGCTACCGTTGACACCCGAGAAACTCTTGAAATTAATTAAAGAAACGGAGAGGTGA
- the allB gene encoding allantoinase AllB, whose protein sequence is MSNLLVRGGHIVYPWRIIEGDILIENGVVKAVGKSIPRPNGVEVVDAEGMLVLPGVVDIHVHMREPGLEYKDDFTRGTLDALMGGVTTVLEMPNTLPPVDTRERLVEKAKLLEPKAYVDFGLYGVIHDGNIDEFKPMVEAGAIGFKIFLGPTTGDIPAPSTPTLYEAMELSKETGVTLAFHAEEWSLVKYFTEKIKTSGRIDPEAHMDSRPPICEELAIRKLAVIAKHTGARIHIVHMSSCEAVEALRQAINEGVDITGETNPHYLLLDSRDYKKYGTLIKVNPPIREPWHRECLWKAVKNNIITIIASDHAPHSADEKKRDVWSAPGGFPGVATLLPLMIDQALRNNISLMKIPELLSLNPAKRFNLYPMKGCLEPGCHGDIVVIDPNKETVIDKNKLHTKHKLTPFHGWRLKGMIKHVILRGTLVYSEGETIDKPTGKLVKPVKNI, encoded by the coding sequence GTGTCAAATTTGCTCGTACGCGGAGGACACATTGTTTATCCATGGCGTATTATTGAAGGGGATATCCTCATCGAGAACGGTGTTGTAAAGGCTGTTGGCAAGAGTATCCCTAGACCAAATGGTGTAGAAGTAGTTGATGCCGAGGGTATGCTCGTACTACCAGGTGTCGTCGATATACATGTTCACATGAGAGAACCTGGTCTAGAATATAAAGACGACTTCACTAGGGGTACACTAGACGCATTGATGGGTGGGGTAACGACGGTACTAGAGATGCCTAATACTCTGCCACCGGTTGATACTCGTGAGAGACTAGTTGAGAAAGCAAAACTTCTTGAGCCCAAAGCCTATGTTGACTTCGGGCTCTATGGTGTTATACATGATGGTAATATAGATGAGTTTAAACCCATGGTCGAAGCCGGGGCTATAGGCTTCAAAATATTCTTGGGGCCAACCACGGGGGATATACCGGCACCGAGCACACCAACATTATACGAGGCAATGGAGTTGTCGAAAGAAACAGGCGTTACACTGGCATTCCATGCAGAAGAATGGAGTCTTGTGAAGTATTTTACCGAGAAGATAAAGACGAGTGGTAGAATTGATCCAGAGGCACACATGGATTCAAGACCCCCCATATGTGAGGAACTGGCTATAAGAAAACTAGCAGTTATAGCGAAACACACGGGGGCACGTATACACATTGTCCATATGAGTAGTTGTGAAGCAGTAGAAGCACTCAGACAAGCAATAAATGAAGGAGTTGATATCACTGGTGAGACAAATCCTCATTACCTACTACTTGATTCAAGAGACTACAAGAAGTACGGCACACTAATTAAAGTAAACCCACCTATCAGAGAGCCATGGCATCGTGAATGCCTATGGAAAGCAGTGAAAAACAACATAATAACCATCATTGCTTCAGACCATGCCCCACATAGTGCTGATGAGAAAAAACGTGATGTATGGAGTGCTCCGGGGGGATTCCCGGGAGTAGCGACACTACTGCCACTAATGATCGACCAGGCACTGAGGAACAACATATCTTTAATGAAAATACCAGAACTATTGTCCTTGAACCCAGCTAAAAGATTCAATCTATATCCTATGAAAGGCTGTTTAGAACCAGGTTGCCATGGAGACATAGTAGTCATAGACCCGAACAAGGAAACAGTGATCGATAAGAATAAACTCCATACAAAACACAAGCTAACACCATTCCATGGATGGAGACTCAAGGGCATGATAAAACACGTCATACTAAGGGGAACACTAGTTTACAGTGAAGGAGAAACTATTGATAAGCCTACAGGTAAACTAGTGAAGCCAGTTAAGAATATATAG
- a CDS encoding xanthine dehydrogenase family protein subunit M has protein sequence MFYRIPLFNYYKPKSLDEALELIDKLEDAKVIAGGTDLINDMRIRRYKPKHLIDISSIKELNYIIDEGSVVRIGALTRLQELVESSTIKTKLPLLHNAVYNMASWQIRNMATIGGNLCNASPAADTAPPLLVHEAKLKLTSINGERIVDITEFFKGPRNTVLKKNELLTEIIVPILDSYGFSYIKFGRRSAFTLSVVAIATAVKVSNGVFEDVRIALNSVAPTPVRAKSVEEYLRGKNISRDVIDEAAKLVIKDISPISDVRASADYRRELSIVLTRDTLVNALKNLGYSFEEV, from the coding sequence ATGTTCTATAGAATACCATTGTTTAACTACTATAAGCCCAAGAGCCTTGATGAAGCTCTAGAACTTATCGATAAACTAGAGGATGCCAAAGTTATTGCCGGCGGTACAGACCTCATTAACGACATGAGGATACGTAGATACAAACCAAAACACTTAATCGACATAAGTAGTATCAAAGAGCTCAACTACATTATTGATGAAGGAAGTGTTGTAAGAATCGGTGCGTTGACTCGCCTACAAGAACTTGTTGAATCAAGTACTATAAAGACAAAGCTCCCATTACTCCATAATGCTGTCTACAACATGGCTAGCTGGCAGATCCGTAATATGGCTACTATTGGTGGTAACTTGTGTAACGCCTCGCCAGCAGCCGACACAGCACCACCACTACTTGTTCATGAAGCGAAACTTAAGCTGACTAGTATCAATGGAGAAAGAATAGTGGATATAACAGAGTTCTTTAAAGGCCCACGGAATACTGTTCTGAAGAAAAACGAGTTGCTGACCGAGATAATAGTCCCAATACTAGACAGCTATGGTTTCTCTTACATAAAGTTTGGTCGTAGAAGCGCTTTCACATTATCAGTTGTTGCTATTGCTACTGCTGTGAAGGTATCTAATGGAGTATTTGAAGACGTGAGAATAGCGTTAAACTCTGTTGCACCAACGCCTGTTAGAGCAAAGAGTGTTGAAGAGTACTTGCGTGGAAAGAATATATCACGTGATGTAATCGATGAAGCGGCAAAACTTGTTATAAAAGATATATCGCCGATAAGTGATGTACGTGCATCGGCTGATTACCGTAGAGAACTATCTATTGTTTTAACACGTGATACACTGGTTAATGCATTAAAGAACCTAGGATATAGCTTTGAGGAGGTGTAG
- a CDS encoding xanthine dehydrogenase family protein molybdopterin-binding subunit: MKYRFIGKKISRHDGVAKITGQIKYANDIVLPGMLYGRILKSPYPHARVKNIDTSGAKKYNAVVITFKDVPRVKFNPRLVSTEDVTYKDWEVLTDHPKFVGEYVAAVAAESEYLAQKALESIRVEWEPLPFVLNPMDAMKDDAPRIHEKILLKDREVDVINNIACKYEYVEGDPDKAFEEADVVIERSFKTNRRYHMQLEPKAVVVRPEPNGGVTIWTTTQTIHNTRILVSQVFNIPLSKVNVVKIPIGGSFGSSIQTNPVVLVAVALALKAKRPVKIALTREEDMHEHCSYEMYLRIKAGAKRDGTIIAGELENIMDIGAHQIQPYPLLGVALGWFVSLYKWKNIRYRGIAVYTNKVPSCAMRGFGNPQVTWAVETVIDELAEKLGIDPIEFRLKNYVGKGDLFWGQGPTVRSIIRSDGVPELMRKGAELIGWSKRGDPRDKKGRYRRGIGVARGFHTSGAGGPLSGTVIDYTGVILKLNDDGTIDYITALQDHGGGTLDAHAKIIAEELQVPVEKINIVWSDTNTTLYDVCTHASRGVFVGGEAARRAARLLKEKILNYAARILGVVATPEGLRMEYDEESGETIIYVEGSPDKRITLRELARTLWQKNWGTLSVSLSYRAPAAPPAYLVYFVEVEVDTYTGVVKPVRVVAGVDCGTVINPELAEGQIHGGFAMGLSMALLEDTPYDPVTGDLLSHGFITDYKIPSSQDLPNPDDFKVIFAETHEPTGPFGAKGLGEAAKNPVAAAIANAIYNAIGIRFYELPITPEKILKALSGKEG, translated from the coding sequence ATGAAATATAGGTTTATTGGTAAGAAGATTTCTAGACATGATGGAGTTGCGAAGATTACTGGTCAAATAAAATATGCTAATGACATTGTGTTGCCTGGAATGCTTTATGGTAGGATACTTAAAAGCCCTTATCCACATGCTCGTGTAAAGAATATTGATACAAGTGGTGCCAAGAAGTATAATGCTGTTGTTATTACCTTCAAGGATGTCCCGCGTGTCAAGTTTAATCCTAGGCTAGTCAGCACCGAAGACGTCACCTACAAGGACTGGGAGGTTCTCACTGATCACCCGAAGTTTGTTGGAGAATATGTCGCCGCTGTTGCTGCTGAATCCGAGTATTTGGCACAAAAGGCTCTTGAGTCGATAAGAGTCGAGTGGGAGCCTTTACCGTTTGTTCTGAATCCTATGGATGCAATGAAGGATGATGCTCCTAGAATTCATGAGAAGATATTATTGAAGGATCGTGAAGTAGATGTTATCAATAATATTGCATGTAAATACGAGTACGTTGAAGGCGATCCTGATAAGGCTTTTGAGGAAGCCGATGTTGTTATCGAGAGGAGTTTCAAGACAAATCGTAGATACCATATGCAACTTGAGCCCAAAGCTGTTGTAGTGCGGCCAGAGCCCAATGGTGGCGTGACTATATGGACTACAACACAGACAATTCATAACACGAGAATACTTGTATCACAAGTCTTCAACATACCATTAAGTAAAGTCAATGTAGTCAAGATCCCTATAGGCGGAAGTTTTGGCTCTAGCATACAGACAAACCCTGTTGTCCTTGTTGCCGTGGCATTGGCTCTCAAAGCCAAGCGGCCTGTCAAGATCGCTCTTACGCGTGAAGAAGATATGCATGAGCATTGTAGTTACGAAATGTACTTGAGGATCAAAGCTGGCGCTAAGAGAGATGGCACTATTATTGCCGGCGAGCTAGAGAACATAATGGATATTGGTGCACACCAGATCCAACCCTATCCCCTACTCGGTGTTGCCCTAGGCTGGTTTGTATCACTGTATAAATGGAAGAATATACGGTATCGCGGAATAGCTGTTTACACCAATAAGGTACCCAGCTGTGCTATGCGTGGTTTCGGGAACCCCCAGGTAACATGGGCTGTTGAAACCGTTATTGATGAGCTCGCTGAAAAACTAGGCATCGACCCTATTGAGTTTAGGCTCAAGAACTATGTTGGTAAAGGCGACCTATTTTGGGGACAAGGGCCAACTGTAAGGTCTATTATTAGGAGTGATGGAGTCCCCGAGTTGATGAGAAAAGGAGCCGAGCTAATAGGCTGGAGCAAGAGAGGAGATCCAAGAGATAAGAAGGGAAGATATCGCCGTGGAATAGGAGTTGCACGTGGATTCCATACAAGTGGTGCTGGAGGCCCCTTGTCGGGCACTGTCATTGATTATACTGGTGTTATATTGAAGCTCAACGATGACGGGACAATAGATTATATCACTGCACTACAAGACCATGGCGGTGGAACGCTCGATGCTCACGCCAAGATTATAGCTGAAGAACTACAGGTGCCGGTCGAGAAAATAAACATTGTATGGAGTGATACCAACACAACACTATACGATGTATGTACACATGCATCCCGTGGCGTATTCGTTGGCGGCGAGGCTGCTAGACGTGCTGCACGATTGCTTAAAGAGAAGATACTTAATTATGCAGCCCGTATACTTGGTGTTGTTGCGACACCTGAAGGGCTTAGAATGGAGTACGATGAGGAAAGCGGCGAGACTATTATTTATGTTGAAGGCAGCCCCGATAAAAGGATCACACTTAGAGAACTAGCCAGGACTCTATGGCAGAAGAACTGGGGCACGTTATCAGTATCGCTTTCCTATCGTGCTCCAGCAGCTCCACCAGCTTACCTAGTCTACTTTGTTGAAGTAGAAGTTGACACCTATACTGGTGTTGTAAAGCCTGTTAGAGTCGTAGCTGGAGTCGACTGTGGCACAGTAATCAATCCCGAGCTAGCTGAAGGACAAATACATGGAGGCTTTGCCATGGGGTTGTCAATGGCTTTACTCGAGGATACACCATACGATCCTGTTACAGGTGATCTCCTGTCACATGGCTTCATAACCGACTACAAGATACCATCGTCACAAGACCTCCCTAACCCAGATGACTTCAAGGTAATCTTCGCTGAGACACATGAACCTACAGGTCCTTTCGGCGCAAAAGGTCTTGGTGAAGCAGCCAAAAACCCTGTTGCAGCAGCTATTGCCAACGCGATCTATAATGCTATTGGCATAAGATTCTACGAGCTACCAATTACACCAGAGAAGATCCTTAAAGCACTTTCCGGGAAAGAGGGGTGA